In Alphaproteobacteria bacterium, one DNA window encodes the following:
- a CDS encoding VOC family protein yields the protein MRFRQGVFVARDLEKSAAELCDILGIEVAYRDTSVAKWGLANVVCPTGDDFLEIVAPTRDGTSAGRYLDRRNGDGGYMVILQVPDAIPYRERITAMGVRAVEQKNLPEYRYTHFHPSDTSGVLLSIDSVQPPAGADAAKFWPPASNGWTKHDRSDVTKGLAGVEIQHVDPAGAAATWSRILDRPVNRRGEASVIAIDGGEIRFVAATDGRGPGVSAYDVKAADKARALAAADKRGKRLGDSQVEVCGCRINLV from the coding sequence ATGCGCTTTCGTCAGGGCGTGTTCGTGGCGCGCGATCTGGAGAAGAGCGCGGCCGAGCTGTGCGACATCCTCGGCATCGAGGTCGCCTATCGCGACACCAGCGTGGCCAAATGGGGTCTCGCCAATGTCGTCTGTCCCACCGGCGACGATTTCCTCGAGATCGTCGCGCCGACGCGCGACGGCACCTCGGCCGGCCGCTACCTCGACCGGCGCAACGGCGATGGCGGCTACATGGTGATCCTCCAGGTGCCCGACGCGATCCCGTATCGCGAGCGCATCACGGCGATGGGCGTGCGCGCGGTCGAGCAGAAGAACCTGCCCGAGTATCGCTACACCCATTTCCATCCAAGCGACACCTCGGGGGTGCTGCTGTCGATCGACTCGGTGCAGCCGCCGGCCGGCGCCGACGCGGCGAAGTTCTGGCCGCCGGCCAGCAACGGCTGGACCAAGCACGATCGCAGCGACGTGACCAAGGGTCTGGCCGGCGTCGAGATCCAGCATGTCGACCCGGCCGGCGCGGCGGCGACCTGGTCGCGCATTCTCGACCGGCCGGTGAACCGGCGCGGCGAGGCATCCGTCATCGCCATCGACGGCGGCGAGATCCGCTTCGTCGCCGCCACCGATGGCCGCGGCCCCGGCGTCTCGGCCTACGACGTGAAGGCGGCCGACAAGGCGCGTGCCCTGGCGGCCGCGGACAAGCGCGGCAAGCGGCTGGGCGATTCGCAGGTCGAGGTCTGCGGCTGCCGCATCAACCTCGTGTGA
- a CDS encoding enoyl-CoA hydratase: protein MSDLLTRIEDGVLVMTMNRPDAMNALTSQMTALMLESLRNAVDNDDVGCVLVTGAGPRAFCSGGDVKAMASGTKNLGTFEAKVNDLRSRMEVSRLLHEMPLPTVAMVNGVAAGAGLSIALACDMRYVGRSARMTTAFAKVGFSGDFGGHFFLHRLIGTAKARELYFTADILDSGQIEALGLANRVVDDAGLEAETMAFCKRLAAGPRVAHALMKGNMKIAEEGTLIEALDGEAWRLTRARDTEDHKEAARAFVEKRKPVFKGR from the coding sequence ATGAGCGATCTTCTCACGCGCATCGAGGACGGCGTCCTCGTCATGACCATGAACCGGCCCGACGCGATGAATGCGCTGACCTCGCAGATGACCGCGCTCATGCTGGAGTCGCTGCGCAACGCCGTCGACAACGACGATGTCGGCTGCGTGCTGGTCACCGGCGCCGGCCCGCGCGCCTTCTGCAGCGGCGGCGACGTCAAGGCGATGGCCAGCGGCACCAAGAACCTCGGCACCTTCGAGGCCAAGGTCAACGATTTGCGCAGCCGCATGGAGGTCTCGCGCCTGCTGCATGAGATGCCGCTGCCCACCGTCGCCATGGTCAACGGCGTGGCGGCGGGCGCCGGCCTGTCGATCGCGCTGGCCTGCGACATGCGCTATGTCGGCCGCTCGGCGCGCATGACCACTGCCTTTGCGAAGGTCGGCTTCTCGGGCGATTTCGGCGGCCATTTCTTCCTGCACCGCCTGATCGGCACCGCCAAGGCGCGCGAGCTCTATTTCACCGCCGACATCCTCGACAGCGGGCAGATCGAGGCGCTGGGCCTGGCCAACCGCGTCGTCGACGACGCCGGGCTCGAGGCCGAGACCATGGCCTTCTGCAAGAGGCTGGCGGCGGGACCGCGCGTCGCCCATGCGCTGATGAAGGGCAACATGAAGATCGCCGAGGAGGGCACCCTGATCGAGGCGCTCGACGGCGAAGCCTGGCGGCTGACCCGGGCGCGCGACACCGAGGACCACAAGGAGGCGGCGCGCGCCTTCGTCGAGAAGCGCAAGCCGGTGTTCAAGGGACGCTGA
- a CDS encoding enoyl-CoA hydratase, with amino-acid sequence MSELIETIEDGVATLTMNRPEAMNALSGAIMGGLLDALPRLAADSKVGCVVVRGAGDKAFCAGGDVKSMAAGSNRELSYEDKVAHLRSRMEVSEVLHEMPKPTIAMVNGVAAGAGLSIALACDMRFAAKSARMTTAFAKVGFSGDFGSHYFLHKLVGTAKARELYFTAEILGADKIEKLGLANWIVDDDKLEAECMAFARKLAAGPRVAWWHVKHNMKIAEEGSLSAALDSEASRMIRTGETDDHKEAARAFVEKRAPQFKGR; translated from the coding sequence ATGTCGGAGCTGATCGAGACGATCGAGGATGGCGTCGCTACGCTGACCATGAACCGGCCCGAGGCCATGAACGCGCTGTCGGGCGCCATTATGGGCGGGCTGCTCGACGCGCTGCCGCGCCTGGCGGCCGATTCGAAGGTCGGCTGCGTCGTCGTGCGCGGCGCCGGCGACAAGGCGTTCTGCGCCGGCGGTGACGTCAAGTCGATGGCGGCGGGCAGCAATCGCGAGCTGAGCTACGAGGACAAGGTCGCCCACCTGCGCTCGCGCATGGAGGTCTCGGAAGTCCTGCACGAGATGCCCAAGCCGACCATCGCCATGGTCAACGGCGTCGCCGCCGGCGCCGGACTGTCGATCGCGCTGGCCTGCGACATGCGCTTCGCGGCCAAGAGCGCGCGCATGACCACCGCCTTCGCCAAGGTCGGCTTCTCCGGTGATTTCGGCTCGCACTATTTCCTGCACAAGCTGGTCGGCACCGCCAAGGCGCGCGAGCTTTACTTCACCGCCGAGATCCTGGGCGCCGACAAGATCGAGAAGCTGGGCCTCGCGAACTGGATCGTCGACGACGACAAGCTTGAGGCCGAGTGCATGGCCTTCGCCAGGAAGCTGGCCGCCGGACCGCGCGTCGCCTGGTGGCATGTGAAGCACAACATGAAGATCGCCGAGGAGGGCTCGCTCTCGGCCGCGCTCGACAGCGAGGCCTCGCGCATGATCCGCACCGGCGAGACCGACGACCACAAGGAAGCCGCCCGCGCCTTCGTCGAGAAGCGCGCGCCGCAGTTCAAGGGCCGTTGA